Proteins encoded within one genomic window of Saccharopolyspora pogona:
- a CDS encoding DUF4326 domain-containing protein, whose amino-acid sequence MLPDEASSWSDDERERADALLDGHAVVVNVRKGGPHKHLVPWLEEQGLLTYVGHAGPRHHWPDSEFASPFLKEAKVDREAMVRHYEKWLDEQPNLLAKLREGELSGHALGCWCAPKPCHADVLAHRAG is encoded by the coding sequence GTGCTGCCGGACGAGGCGAGCAGTTGGAGCGATGACGAGCGGGAGCGGGCGGACGCCCTTCTCGACGGGCATGCCGTCGTGGTCAACGTGCGCAAGGGCGGCCCGCACAAGCACCTGGTGCCGTGGCTGGAGGAGCAGGGCCTGCTGACCTATGTCGGGCACGCCGGGCCGCGGCACCACTGGCCGGATTCGGAGTTCGCCAGCCCGTTCCTGAAGGAGGCCAAGGTCGATCGCGAGGCGATGGTCCGGCACTACGAGAAGTGGCTGGACGAGCAGCCGAACCTGCTCGCGAAGCTGCGCGAGGGCGAGTTGAGCGGGCACGCGCTGGGCTGCTGGTGCGCGCCCAAGCCCTGCCACGCCGACGTCCTCGCGCACCGAGCGGGCTGA
- the npdG gene encoding NADPH-dependent F420 reductase, producing the protein MAEVREMTVGVLGGTGAQGRGLAIRWAKAGLKVVIGSRNAERAQQAAAEIVEIAGGDVSGQDNAGCAAASDIVLAAVPWEGHADLLKSLQAELAGKIVIDCVNPLGFDKTGPYALPVPEGSAAQQAAQLLPESRMTAAFHHVSAVTLADLAVSHVDLDVLVLGDDREATDVVRELASVIPGVRGIYGGRLRNAHQVEAFTANLIAINRRYKAHAGLRITDV; encoded by the coding sequence GTGGCTGAGGTGCGGGAGATGACGGTCGGGGTGCTGGGCGGCACCGGGGCGCAGGGGCGCGGGCTGGCGATCCGGTGGGCGAAGGCGGGCCTGAAGGTCGTGATCGGCTCGCGCAACGCCGAGCGTGCCCAGCAGGCGGCGGCCGAGATCGTCGAGATCGCTGGTGGCGACGTTTCGGGCCAGGACAACGCCGGGTGCGCGGCGGCCTCGGACATCGTGCTGGCCGCGGTGCCCTGGGAGGGCCACGCGGACCTGCTCAAGTCCCTGCAGGCGGAGCTCGCCGGCAAGATCGTGATCGACTGCGTCAACCCGCTCGGCTTCGACAAGACGGGCCCGTACGCGCTGCCGGTGCCGGAGGGCAGCGCGGCGCAGCAGGCGGCGCAGCTGCTGCCGGAGTCGCGGATGACGGCGGCGTTCCACCACGTCTCCGCGGTGACTCTGGCCGATCTCGCGGTCAGCCACGTGGACCTGGACGTCCTGGTGCTCGGCGACGACCGCGAGGCCACCGACGTGGTCCGCGAGTTGGCCAGTGTGATTCCGGGCGTGCGCGGCATCTATGGCGGACGCCTGCGCAACGCCCACCAGGTGGAGGCGTTCACGGCGAACCTGATCGCGATCAACCGCCGCTACAAGGCCCACGCGGGCCTCCGCATCACCGACGTCTGA
- a CDS encoding RNB domain-containing ribonuclease, with the protein MAAAGIPPGGTVAAAALPTGRSRPELGLDFSAIRAELGLPVDYPTAALAEVEQTVAQPVPTGARVDATDLPLVTVDPPGSKDLDQAVLVRRRRSGFRIHYAIADVAAFVLPGGALDVEARRRGQTLYLPDGNVPLHPTRLSEDAASLLPDQVRAGVLWTIDLDSDGLPVRVDVRRALVRSVAQLDYDGVQRSLRHGDPHPSIALLPEVGRLRREQAVLRGAIELGLPEQQVESDGAGGWRLVLRPRLVVEEWNAEISLLTGMCAAEMMLSAGIGVLRTVPDPEPETVAGLRRSASRLGVHWPVDTPPAAALARLNPIKPEALAVHVAATRLLRGAGYTAFGDGAPAKANHAGIGASYAHVTAPLRRLVDRYSAEVCLAVASDREVPEWVRAALAELPSAMGSSDRMAGQVERACIAQAQAWSLASRVGEEFAATVLRVPNGSAGEVFVADPPVIARCTGTGLGEGQQVRVRLVEADPARRDVAFEVA; encoded by the coding sequence GTGGCGGCGGCGGGGATCCCACCGGGTGGCACCGTAGCTGCCGCCGCCTTACCGACCGGTCGGAGTCGGCCGGAACTGGGCTTGGACTTCTCGGCGATCCGCGCCGAGCTGGGGCTGCCCGTCGACTACCCGACCGCCGCGCTCGCCGAGGTGGAGCAGACCGTCGCGCAGCCGGTGCCCACCGGGGCGCGGGTGGACGCCACCGACCTGCCGCTGGTGACGGTCGACCCGCCCGGCTCCAAGGACCTCGACCAGGCGGTGCTGGTCCGCCGCCGGCGTAGCGGGTTCCGCATCCATTACGCGATCGCCGACGTCGCCGCTTTCGTGCTGCCCGGTGGCGCGCTGGACGTCGAGGCGCGGCGGCGCGGGCAGACCCTCTACCTGCCGGACGGCAACGTTCCGCTGCACCCGACGCGGTTGTCCGAAGACGCCGCGAGCCTGTTGCCGGACCAGGTGCGCGCCGGCGTGTTGTGGACGATCGACCTGGATTCCGACGGGCTGCCGGTGCGCGTCGACGTCCGGCGGGCGCTGGTGCGGTCGGTCGCGCAGCTGGACTACGACGGCGTGCAGCGTTCGCTGCGGCACGGCGACCCGCATCCTTCGATCGCGCTGCTTCCCGAGGTCGGGCGGCTGCGCCGGGAGCAGGCGGTGCTGCGCGGCGCGATAGAGCTCGGCCTGCCGGAGCAGCAGGTGGAATCCGACGGTGCGGGCGGCTGGCGGCTGGTGCTGCGGCCGCGTCTCGTGGTCGAGGAATGGAACGCGGAGATCTCCCTGCTCACCGGCATGTGCGCGGCGGAGATGATGCTGTCGGCCGGGATCGGCGTGCTACGCACGGTGCCCGACCCGGAGCCGGAAACGGTCGCCGGGCTGCGCCGTTCGGCGAGCAGGCTCGGCGTGCACTGGCCGGTGGACACCCCACCCGCAGCCGCGCTCGCGAGGCTCAACCCGATCAAGCCGGAGGCGTTGGCAGTGCACGTGGCGGCGACCCGCCTGCTGCGCGGCGCGGGCTACACGGCTTTCGGCGACGGGGCGCCTGCGAAGGCCAACCACGCGGGAATCGGAGCCTCGTATGCGCACGTGACGGCCCCGCTGCGCCGGTTGGTCGACCGCTACAGCGCCGAGGTGTGCCTGGCGGTGGCATCGGACCGGGAAGTACCGGAATGGGTGCGGGCGGCGTTGGCGGAGCTGCCATCGGCGATGGGCAGCTCCGACCGGATGGCCGGGCAGGTGGAGCGCGCCTGCATCGCCCAGGCGCAGGCCTGGTCGCTGGCGTCGCGGGTCGGTGAGGAGTTCGCCGCGACGGTGCTGCGCGTGCCCAACGGTTCGGCGGGCGAGGTGTTCGTGGCCGATCCGCCGGTCATCGCGCGGTGCACCGGTACCGGCCTCGGCGAGGGCCAGCAGGTCAGGGTGCGGCTCGTCGAGGCCGACCCGGCGCGCCGCGACGTCGCGTTCGAAGTGGCTTGA
- a CDS encoding C40 family peptidase: MRKLVVAFVVLAGFAGLIGVGAVTALLVGSGGRGAGWSNCSADLGPWGDGAGRGERDAATLSGESVAIAKRIIEIGKQRGLPPRAWQIAIQAGKTESNLVNVFHGDRDSLGIFQMRPSMGWGSVQQVTDVDYAINKFYDVLLAVPRWEEMRPGDASQRVERSAFPLRYHKWEPMAAHLVSVEGNVEGISSCQDLPSAGVLASQAIQYAQTQLGKPYVWGAAGPNAFDCSGLTQQAWKAAGVEIPKYSQSQYFQGGAHVPLAQAQPGDLVFWGYGRDPNGIHHVALYLGDNEVLHAPQPGEAVEVTKLWDGGQLLPTVVRPAADPAPSSGAGSSTSEPVPPAGTAPREPGAPADTPSPGAPAPAAGGAR; this comes from the coding sequence ATGCGGAAGCTCGTGGTTGCGTTCGTCGTGCTCGCGGGTTTCGCAGGTCTGATCGGCGTCGGCGCGGTGACCGCCCTGCTGGTCGGCAGCGGTGGGCGGGGCGCGGGTTGGTCCAACTGCAGCGCAGACCTGGGGCCGTGGGGCGATGGCGCGGGCCGCGGCGAGCGGGACGCCGCGACGCTGTCCGGCGAATCGGTCGCCATCGCCAAGCGCATCATCGAGATCGGCAAGCAGCGCGGCCTGCCGCCGCGGGCCTGGCAGATCGCGATCCAGGCGGGCAAGACCGAGTCGAACCTGGTCAACGTCTTCCACGGCGACCGGGACTCGCTGGGCATCTTCCAGATGCGGCCGTCCATGGGCTGGGGCTCGGTCCAGCAGGTCACCGACGTGGACTACGCGATCAACAAGTTCTACGACGTGCTGCTCGCGGTGCCTCGCTGGGAGGAGATGCGGCCGGGCGACGCCTCCCAGCGGGTGGAGCGGTCGGCGTTCCCGCTGCGTTATCACAAGTGGGAGCCGATGGCCGCGCACCTGGTGAGCGTGGAGGGCAACGTCGAGGGCATCAGCTCCTGCCAGGACCTGCCCAGCGCTGGCGTGCTGGCCAGCCAGGCGATCCAGTACGCCCAGACCCAGCTCGGCAAGCCGTACGTGTGGGGCGCGGCGGGGCCGAACGCCTTCGACTGCTCGGGCTTGACGCAGCAGGCCTGGAAGGCGGCCGGGGTGGAGATTCCGAAGTACTCGCAGAGCCAGTATTTCCAGGGCGGCGCGCACGTCCCGCTGGCCCAGGCGCAGCCCGGTGACCTGGTGTTCTGGGGGTACGGCCGGGATCCGAACGGAATCCACCACGTGGCGCTGTACCTGGGCGACAACGAGGTCCTGCACGCGCCGCAGCCCGGCGAGGCCGTCGAGGTGACGAAGTTGTGGGACGGCGGCCAGCTGCTGCCCACGGTGGTCCGCCCCGCCGCCGATCCGGCGCCGTCGAGCGGGGCTGGATCCTCGACGAGCGAGCCCGTCCCGCCTGCCGGGACCGCGCCGCGCGAGCCCGGTGCGCCCGCCGACACGCCGTCGCCGGGCGCGCCCGCTCCTGCCGCCGGGGGTGCGCGGTAG
- a CDS encoding ATP-binding protein yields MFGRRRGRERNTHQVPGPRGSNGKVRSASGKQSKRGRGPSDEQSIPNYTPSIAARSIDGHVLRTGQDVFAWYRLSPQRWSFRSDSQRQDLIAAIAGQYAELQGRWMHLRVTNRPYPIRMWAEAHVHNARNPMPDAPGALSFDDYMVGEQQQLMGRSMAEKEVYLGVQVQTRNVVDRAVERAAPLLRRVFPEAVDAELVALDSEIEHLDQVIGSAGLDGRPVSAEEISWLMHRSCSLGLPAPRNLPAVPGSPWEPEDLASFTDASDMHQDPYAPTVTVRGRTGSNAGVTRHLAVLTVGQTHGLQIPEIDDPWVQHSDRLPAPVEWSARIYVRRPEDVGGELQRQMNKVRSQVRHYTEEHGLEPPTSLARQAGRVLEVDDEMTSGFTALATRVKSWWRLAVSGPTERDALRLAQQILDLYKPKVAIEHPEAQYAMAREFIPGEPLANSAYLRRGSVVWAASAVPQATAEVGDRRGVLLGETCTATRRPVAWDPWMAQEIRDASGLTAIVAGLGGGKALALETPLPTPTGWTTMGEVKVGDQLLGMDGKPTRVIAATDVLLDRPCYDVVFADGSVIRADAQHQWLTRTRKDWKAQNRLAERLRRAAATMSSPEPPPGSCACGCGQPTKVWTYRRTPDARSDGTVYYSRFVRGHQRRGEISLEVNQRPTIHTTAEIAATLSSGGQRNHAVPVAAAFDLPEADLPVEPYLLGAWLGDGTSCRAAITVFDREIIDEIEFAGQECRYRPSQRDYGLPGAVQQNLRRMGLLGDKHIPAAYLRASERQRRALLAGLLDTDGYCKPSGGIEFSVTNQRLARDVHELVLGLGYQARLRTKQVKGRHPHTSTAYIISFTTSDKVFRLSRKLARLNPSIRDTNRYRYIADVVPVESVPVRCVQVDNADHMYLAGETCIPTHNSFLGGGTVYKTLRSGAHWTLLDPSGPLAALCELPELRPYARPINLLNAQPGILNPYRVVAEPELEHFVDEEDPERSWRRERALAAATRRRLVLDVLTGLLPYEVARLPQTRIVLLRAVRAVGGRPDAHPGMVFEALRRDASEHHEHAVVVADFLDEIRERMSLLIPEVNADPYSERREDRLTVLTMAGLTLPKDGVGREHWTDAEALGVEMLNLAAWLTQRSIYERPKNERKGVWIDEAFFLSEVPTGRVLMNRFARDSRKWNVRVLLSSQIPADFLRIQGFVSLLDSVFIGRLDDEQAQADALRLLKVPVGAGYEQVVAALGRRPGPARNATERDHAPRQFIFGDGAGGVEKIRIDFSGPHLDHVRDALDTTPTADDRVERRALQPVDNGANSDSSVPALRSAEEYADDFESFDEFELETVGIGYTDDGSERSTGRPGERGGEDHV; encoded by the coding sequence AGGTCCGCAGCGCCAGCGGAAAGCAGAGCAAACGCGGCCGCGGACCCAGCGACGAGCAGTCCATCCCGAACTACACGCCGTCGATCGCCGCGCGGTCGATCGACGGCCACGTGCTGCGCACCGGCCAGGACGTGTTCGCCTGGTACCGGCTTTCGCCGCAGCGTTGGTCCTTCCGCTCCGATTCACAGCGCCAGGACCTGATCGCCGCGATCGCCGGCCAGTACGCCGAACTGCAGGGCCGCTGGATGCACCTGCGCGTGACGAACCGGCCCTACCCGATCAGGATGTGGGCCGAGGCGCACGTGCACAACGCGCGCAACCCCATGCCGGACGCGCCCGGTGCGCTGTCCTTCGACGACTACATGGTCGGCGAGCAGCAGCAGCTGATGGGCCGTTCCATGGCGGAGAAAGAGGTCTACCTGGGCGTCCAGGTGCAGACCCGCAACGTGGTGGACCGCGCCGTCGAACGCGCCGCGCCGCTGCTGCGCCGGGTGTTCCCGGAAGCGGTGGACGCCGAACTCGTCGCGCTGGACAGCGAGATCGAGCACCTGGACCAGGTGATCGGCTCGGCCGGGCTGGACGGGCGTCCGGTGAGCGCCGAGGAGATCTCCTGGCTGATGCACCGCTCGTGCTCGCTGGGCCTGCCCGCGCCGCGCAACCTCCCCGCGGTGCCCGGCTCTCCGTGGGAACCGGAGGACCTCGCGTCCTTCACCGACGCCTCCGACATGCACCAGGACCCGTACGCGCCGACCGTGACGGTGCGCGGCCGCACCGGCTCGAACGCGGGCGTCACCCGGCACCTCGCGGTGCTCACCGTCGGGCAGACCCACGGCCTGCAGATCCCGGAGATCGACGACCCCTGGGTGCAGCACTCCGACCGGCTGCCCGCGCCCGTCGAATGGTCCGCGCGGATCTACGTGCGGCGCCCCGAAGACGTCGGCGGCGAGCTGCAGAGGCAGATGAACAAGGTGCGCTCCCAGGTGCGGCACTACACCGAGGAGCACGGCCTGGAGCCGCCGACCTCGCTGGCCCGGCAGGCGGGCCGGGTGCTGGAGGTCGACGACGAGATGACCTCCGGCTTCACCGCGCTGGCCACCCGGGTCAAATCCTGGTGGCGGCTGGCGGTTTCCGGCCCCACCGAGCGGGACGCGCTGCGGTTGGCGCAGCAGATCCTCGACCTGTACAAGCCGAAGGTCGCCATCGAGCACCCCGAAGCGCAGTACGCGATGGCGCGTGAATTCATCCCCGGCGAGCCGTTGGCCAACAGCGCCTACCTGCGCCGAGGATCGGTGGTCTGGGCGGCTTCCGCGGTGCCGCAGGCGACCGCGGAGGTCGGCGACCGGCGTGGCGTCCTGCTCGGCGAGACCTGCACCGCGACCCGGCGCCCGGTGGCCTGGGACCCGTGGATGGCGCAGGAGATCCGCGACGCTTCCGGCCTGACCGCAATAGTCGCCGGGTTGGGTGGGGGCAAGGCGCTTGCCCTGGAAACCCCGCTGCCCACGCCGACTGGCTGGACCACGATGGGTGAGGTCAAGGTCGGCGATCAACTGCTGGGAATGGATGGCAAGCCGACTCGCGTGATCGCCGCAACCGACGTTTTGCTCGATCGTCCGTGTTATGACGTGGTGTTCGCGGATGGGTCCGTGATCCGCGCCGACGCGCAGCATCAATGGCTGACTCGGACGAGGAAGGACTGGAAGGCCCAGAACCGGCTAGCGGAACGACTCCGCCGGGCCGCCGCCACGATGTCGAGCCCGGAACCGCCTCCGGGTAGCTGCGCCTGCGGCTGTGGCCAGCCGACGAAGGTGTGGACATACCGGCGTACCCCTGACGCCCGCAGCGATGGCACGGTCTACTATTCGCGTTTCGTTCGCGGGCACCAGCGCCGTGGTGAGATCTCGCTGGAGGTCAATCAGCGCCCCACGATCCATACGACCGCTGAGATCGCTGCGACGCTCAGTTCCGGCGGGCAGCGAAACCACGCGGTTCCGGTCGCAGCGGCGTTCGACCTGCCGGAAGCCGACTTGCCCGTCGAGCCGTACCTGCTTGGGGCGTGGCTCGGCGACGGAACCTCGTGTCGAGCGGCCATCACGGTCTTCGATCGTGAGATCATCGACGAGATCGAGTTTGCCGGCCAGGAGTGCCGGTATCGTCCGTCGCAACGGGATTACGGCTTGCCGGGTGCGGTGCAGCAGAATTTGCGGCGGATGGGCCTGCTGGGCGACAAGCACATCCCGGCCGCCTACCTACGAGCGTCCGAAAGGCAGCGCCGCGCGTTGCTCGCCGGTCTGCTCGATACGGATGGGTACTGCAAGCCGTCGGGTGGCATCGAGTTCTCCGTGACGAACCAGCGACTGGCTCGGGATGTTCACGAGTTGGTGCTGGGACTGGGATACCAGGCTCGGTTGCGCACGAAGCAGGTAAAGGGGCGGCATCCGCACACCTCGACCGCCTACATCATCTCGTTCACCACCTCGGACAAGGTGTTCCGGCTCTCGCGGAAGCTGGCGCGGCTCAATCCGAGCATTCGGGACACGAACCGCTATCGCTACATCGCCGATGTAGTGCCGGTGGAATCTGTTCCGGTGCGTTGTGTCCAGGTGGATAACGCGGACCACATGTATCTGGCCGGGGAGACGTGCATCCCCACGCACAACTCCTTCCTCGGCGGCGGCACCGTCTACAAGACGCTGCGCTCCGGGGCGCACTGGACGCTGCTGGACCCGTCCGGTCCGCTGGCCGCGCTGTGCGAGCTGCCCGAGCTGCGGCCCTACGCCCGGCCGATCAACCTGCTCAACGCCCAGCCCGGCATCCTCAACCCGTACCGGGTGGTCGCCGAGCCGGAACTGGAGCACTTCGTCGACGAGGAAGACCCGGAGCGCAGCTGGCGTCGCGAGCGCGCGCTGGCCGCGGCCACCCGCCGCCGCCTGGTGCTCGACGTGCTGACCGGGCTGCTGCCGTACGAGGTGGCGCGACTGCCGCAGACCCGGATCGTGCTGCTGCGCGCGGTCCGCGCAGTCGGCGGCCGGCCCGACGCCCACCCGGGCATGGTCTTCGAGGCGTTGCGCCGCGACGCGAGCGAACACCACGAGCACGCCGTGGTGGTGGCCGACTTCCTCGACGAGATCCGGGAGCGGATGTCGCTGCTGATCCCCGAGGTCAACGCCGACCCGTACTCCGAGCGTCGCGAGGACCGGCTCACGGTGTTGACCATGGCGGGCCTGACGCTGCCGAAGGACGGCGTCGGCCGGGAGCACTGGACCGACGCGGAGGCGCTTGGCGTCGAGATGCTCAACCTGGCCGCCTGGCTGACGCAGCGGTCGATCTACGAGCGGCCCAAGAACGAGCGCAAGGGCGTGTGGATCGACGAGGCGTTCTTCCTCTCCGAGGTGCCGACCGGCCGGGTGCTGATGAACCGGTTCGCCCGCGACTCCCGGAAGTGGAACGTCCGAGTCCTGCTGTCCAGCCAGATCCCGGCGGACTTCCTGCGCATCCAGGGTTTCGTTTCCCTGCTGGACTCGGTGTTCATCGGGCGGCTGGACGACGAGCAGGCGCAGGCCGACGCGCTGCGGCTGCTCAAGGTGCCAGTCGGCGCCGGGTACGAACAGGTGGTGGCGGCGCTGGGCCGCCGCCCCGGCCCGGCCCGCAACGCCACCGAGCGCGACCACGCGCCGCGCCAGTTCATCTTCGGCGACGGGGCCGGCGGGGTGGAGAAGATCCGCATCGACTTCTCCGGCCCGCACCTGGACCACGTGCGCGACGCGCTGGACACCACGCCGACCGCCGACGACCGCGTCGAACGCCGGGCCCTGCAGCCGGTCGACAACGGCGCGAACTCCGACTCCAGCGTCCCGGCGCTGCGCTCGGCCGAGGAGTACGCGGACGACTTCGAATCGTTCGACGAATTCGAGCTCGAAACGGTCGGCATCGGCTACACCGATGACGGCAGCGAGCGCTCGACCGGTCGGCCGGGCGAGCGGGGTGGGGAAGATCACGTCTGA